A window of Acidobacteriota bacterium genomic DNA:
GATATCTAAAGCGACGGCGTTGGCCCCCGAGGTCTGGCTTTATCATTTTGCCGAAGGGAACATCTTACTCAAGATGGGTCGCCTCGAAGATGCAAGGAAGGCGGCTCTCAATGCCCTGAAGCTGAAGGCGGCTGACTCAGATTCATGGTTGTTGTTGGGCGTCATTGAGAAGGCATTGGGCAATTTCCGGGCCTCCGCCAAGGCTTACTCCAAGAGCGCCGAGCTGCACGAAGACCCTTCGGTTCTTACAATGCTGGCTTCGGTTCAAGCGACGTTTGACTTAGGAGCCGCAAAGCAGTCTGCGCAGCGTGCCGTGGAACTAGATCCAGATTGGGACGAGGCCTACAAAGCGCTCAAAGAGATCAACCGTCGAATAACGGAAGGGCAGCCAACCTAACCGAAGGTACGTAA
This region includes:
- a CDS encoding tetratricopeptide repeat protein: MIDIKEKITKAHPYLERANSLFDQARYDKALAEISKATALAPEVWLYHFAEGNILLKMGRLEDARKAALNALKLKAADSDSWLLLGVIEKALGNFRASAKAYSKSAELHEDPSVLTMLASVQATFDLGAAKQSAQRAVELDPDWDEAYKALKEINRRITEGQPT